In Candidatus Nitronauta litoralis, one DNA window encodes the following:
- a CDS encoding pyridoxal phosphate-dependent aminotransferase family protein: MNPHITKRLQQALDQRKQAGLFRKITSAPGIRINLSSNDYLNLRTNPEIIRASQKATEDYGSGSGASPLLTGFGLLHNQLLLALQKWIGKKSGLLFNSGFMANQALVHHLPGPNDLILTDRLIHHSIAQALGQKNTNFHRFHHNDLDHLESLLEKNQKDYGTLFVFTESLYSMDGDSPDLLRLARLKQKHDFFWILDEAHALGVYGPKGEGLAKETEVLEHVDILVGTLGKSFASMGAFILTDSKEVTDYLTNFSGELIYSTFLPPAAAGTALAALDQIKCSRHQSKDLRELSTSFRSQLVEEGHKTIDGDSPIVPVIFDEPNQVLKVQEQLLDAGIAVAAIRPPTVPPGKSRLRLSLHTGINSSHLDEFLNVTNQCGVL, from the coding sequence TTGAACCCCCATATCACAAAACGACTTCAACAGGCTCTTGATCAGAGAAAACAAGCAGGTCTGTTTAGAAAAATAACGTCTGCCCCAGGAATACGCATAAATCTATCCAGCAATGATTACCTTAACCTGAGAACAAATCCGGAAATTATTCGTGCTTCTCAGAAAGCCACTGAAGATTATGGCTCAGGAAGTGGCGCCTCCCCTCTTCTCACAGGTTTTGGCCTGCTTCACAATCAACTCCTTCTTGCCTTGCAGAAGTGGATTGGAAAAAAGTCAGGTCTCCTGTTTAATTCAGGTTTCATGGCCAATCAGGCATTGGTCCACCATCTACCGGGGCCAAACGACCTGATTCTGACCGATCGACTTATCCATCACTCGATCGCACAGGCCCTTGGTCAAAAAAATACAAATTTTCATCGTTTTCATCATAATGACCTGGACCATCTAGAGTCACTTCTCGAAAAAAATCAAAAGGATTATGGAACGCTATTTGTTTTTACTGAGAGCTTGTACAGTATGGATGGAGATTCCCCCGACCTTTTACGCCTGGCTCGTTTAAAACAGAAGCATGACTTCTTTTGGATTCTTGATGAAGCACACGCACTGGGCGTGTATGGACCAAAAGGCGAAGGCCTGGCCAAGGAAACAGAAGTGCTGGAGCATGTCGATATTCTTGTCGGCACGTTGGGAAAATCCTTCGCCAGCATGGGAGCTTTTATACTAACAGACTCTAAAGAGGTGACGGATTATCTCACCAATTTCTCCGGTGAGCTTATTTACTCAACCTTTTTGCCCCCAGCAGCAGCTGGCACTGCTCTGGCTGCATTAGATCAAATTAAATGTTCGCGACACCAATCGAAGGATCTTCGTGAGCTATCAACATCTTTCAGAAGCCAATTGGTGGAAGAAGGACACAAAACCATCGACGGAGACTCCCCTATCGTCCCGGTCATTTTTGACGAACCGAACCAGGTTTTAAAAGTCCAGGAGCAACTTTTAGATGCAGGTATTGCAGTTGCTGCAATTCGCCCTCCAACTGTTCCTCCAGGTAAATCACGCCTTCGGCTTTCCCTTCACACAGGAATTAACTCTTCACATCTTGATGAGTTTCTTAATGTGACGAATCAATGCGGAGTCCTTTAA
- a CDS encoding DUF429 domain-containing protein: MKIFGIDFTSRPTRSKPLAVAICSLQKGGVLHLEEIRQFYQFEDLESFLKQKGPWMAGFDFPFGQPQALIESLKLPENWPQYVKEIKKWKPGRFEGSVQRFKDKNKVGQKEPLRITDALAGAQSPLKLVRAPLVKMFLEGAPRLLDSGISIVPCNVRPKENRFAVEAYPALIARRFAGPYKTDSKKKDTQKLETARETILNEILSSGFQTEFHLTLEIDTTHRDELIAEASADKLDALLCALQAAWAWRNGKPHFGIPNPEHQLIKAEGWIVDPCLIRGQIRKRSGVKSDNNTGSMDELSSTVQIKKLLAQIKNLSDIGRALSGEKDLNALLEMIINEARNFTKADGGTLYIIENDQLHFKIVQNESLGIRMGGITGEPITFPPVDMNQANVSAYVAMTQKPVNISDVYRYEPFDFTGPRKFDEKTGYRTKSMLVVPMKNHENKVIGVLQLLNARNPENKKRVIHFAEDYVGLVESLASQAAVAITHVALLENVKKGYADLALARDRALESSRAKSQFLANMSHELRTPMNAIIGYSEMLLEETEERELPELGEDLIKIISSARFLLELINEILDLSKIEAGKMDIHLDTFNIHPLLKEIIQNIKPLLDKNKNSLKTLIPDALGSMTADKTRVRQTVINLLGNACKFTEGGTVTLSCKREKRGDTEWILFSVTDTGIGMTEEQMINIFKEFKQADSSTTRKYGGTGLGLSISRRFCQMMGGDITVQSEHGKGSTFTIHLPEKVIPFTKHPRRRASDRA, from the coding sequence ATGAAGATTTTTGGAATTGATTTTACAAGCCGGCCTACTAGATCCAAACCTCTTGCAGTTGCTATTTGTTCTTTGCAAAAGGGTGGTGTCCTTCATCTTGAGGAAATTCGTCAGTTCTACCAATTTGAAGACCTGGAAAGTTTTCTTAAACAAAAAGGTCCATGGATGGCGGGATTTGATTTCCCATTCGGGCAACCCCAGGCACTCATTGAAAGTCTAAAACTTCCTGAAAACTGGCCTCAATACGTCAAGGAAATTAAAAAATGGAAACCCGGAAGATTTGAAGGCAGTGTCCAAAGGTTTAAAGATAAAAATAAGGTGGGACAAAAAGAACCGCTACGCATCACAGATGCTCTTGCTGGGGCTCAAAGCCCGCTGAAACTTGTTCGGGCTCCCCTCGTCAAAATGTTCCTGGAGGGAGCTCCTCGCCTTTTAGATTCCGGAATATCCATTGTTCCCTGCAACGTCCGTCCGAAGGAAAACCGGTTTGCCGTCGAAGCATACCCTGCCTTGATTGCGAGGCGTTTTGCCGGCCCCTATAAAACTGACAGCAAGAAAAAAGACACACAAAAACTGGAAACCGCACGAGAGACCATCTTGAATGAAATCCTGTCATCAGGGTTTCAAACTGAATTCCATTTAACATTAGAAATAGATACCACTCACAGGGATGAACTCATTGCAGAAGCATCGGCAGACAAGTTGGATGCTTTGCTATGCGCACTCCAGGCAGCCTGGGCATGGCGCAATGGTAAACCTCATTTTGGAATCCCTAACCCGGAACATCAATTGATTAAAGCGGAAGGATGGATTGTAGACCCCTGTCTGATCAGGGGCCAAATCAGAAAACGATCAGGGGTTAAATCGGACAATAACACGGGCTCTATGGACGAACTGTCGAGTACAGTTCAGATAAAAAAACTACTTGCCCAGATAAAAAATCTTTCTGACATAGGCCGCGCCCTTTCGGGGGAAAAGGATTTAAACGCACTTCTCGAAATGATAATTAATGAAGCTCGGAATTTTACCAAAGCCGATGGTGGCACCCTCTACATTATTGAAAACGACCAGCTCCATTTCAAAATAGTTCAAAACGAATCTCTGGGAATCCGCATGGGCGGTATCACAGGCGAACCCATCACTTTTCCCCCGGTCGACATGAACCAGGCCAATGTCTCGGCTTACGTCGCCATGACACAAAAGCCCGTCAACATTTCAGATGTCTACCGGTATGAACCTTTCGATTTCACAGGACCCCGCAAGTTCGACGAAAAAACAGGATACCGGACAAAATCCATGCTGGTAGTTCCAATGAAGAATCACGAAAATAAAGTTATCGGGGTTTTGCAATTACTCAACGCACGCAACCCTGAGAACAAAAAACGCGTTATTCATTTTGCAGAGGATTATGTCGGCCTGGTCGAATCCCTGGCGTCTCAAGCCGCAGTGGCAATCACCCATGTAGCACTTTTAGAAAATGTAAAGAAGGGATATGCTGACCTTGCCTTGGCTCGTGATAGAGCCCTGGAGAGCAGCCGGGCCAAGAGCCAGTTTCTCGCTAACATGAGCCATGAGTTGAGAACACCAATGAATGCCATTATCGGTTACAGCGAAATGTTGCTTGAAGAAACAGAAGAACGTGAATTGCCGGAACTGGGGGAAGACCTTATCAAAATTATTTCATCAGCCCGTTTTCTGCTTGAATTGATTAACGAAATTCTTGATTTGTCAAAGATTGAAGCAGGAAAAATGGATATTCATCTGGATACGTTTAATATCCACCCCCTTCTGAAAGAAATTATTCAGAACATAAAGCCTCTTCTCGATAAAAACAAAAATTCGTTGAAAACCCTCATACCGGATGCACTTGGCTCCATGACCGCAGACAAAACACGTGTCCGGCAAACTGTCATTAATTTACTTGGCAACGCCTGCAAATTCACAGAAGGGGGAACTGTCACTTTGTCCTGCAAACGCGAAAAAAGGGGTGATACAGAGTGGATATTATTTTCTGTTACCGATACCGGAATTGGAATGACTGAAGAGCAGATGATTAATATCTTTAAGGAGTTCAAACAGGCCGATTCATCTACCACTCGAAAATATGGGGGAACAGGTCTGGGTCTTTCCATCAGCAGACGTTTTTGTCAAATGATGGGAGGCGACATTACGGTACAAAGCGAACATGGGAAAGGTTCCACTTTCACTATTCATCTCCCGGAGAAAGTGATCCCATTTACCAAACACCCCAGGCGGCGCGCTTCTGACAGGGCATAA
- a CDS encoding class I SAM-dependent methyltransferase encodes MKYRNIWNEKYTEYQNKETSPPGLEEIQRYRQVYSYYLRQWFPEKKDAPVLEVACGSGLFLNLLRENGYSQAFGLDSSPQQIALAQQQGFNVEQANALEFLKNESKHFQTIVALDFIEHLYKDEALDFLHSSFNRLEPGGRIILQTPNGESPWVGSVFHGDLTHEVCYTPHLLEKLLRQAGFESIKFRPCGPPPIDFISTSRKFIWDGMTMVCRLLNIIEGAVSSGIYTRVFMISGIKPG; translated from the coding sequence ATGAAATACCGGAATATCTGGAATGAGAAATACACTGAGTACCAAAACAAAGAAACCTCTCCTCCAGGTTTGGAAGAAATCCAGAGGTACCGGCAGGTTTATTCATATTACCTCAGACAATGGTTTCCAGAAAAAAAGGATGCACCTGTTCTTGAAGTGGCCTGTGGCTCAGGATTATTTCTGAACTTATTAAGAGAAAACGGTTATTCCCAAGCGTTTGGGCTGGACAGCAGTCCCCAGCAAATTGCTTTAGCGCAACAACAGGGTTTCAATGTTGAGCAGGCCAACGCGCTTGAATTTTTAAAAAACGAAAGTAAACACTTTCAAACAATCGTTGCCTTGGATTTTATTGAACACCTTTACAAGGATGAGGCATTGGATTTTCTTCATTCTTCCTTTAACAGGCTTGAGCCAGGAGGTCGTATTATCCTGCAAACACCTAACGGAGAAAGCCCGTGGGTTGGTTCGGTTTTTCATGGTGACCTCACCCATGAGGTATGCTATACCCCCCACCTCCTTGAGAAACTATTACGTCAGGCAGGATTTGAAAGTATAAAATTCCGTCCTTGTGGGCCCCCGCCAATTGACTTCATTTCAACTTCACGAAAATTTATTTGGGATGGTATGACAATGGTCTGCAGATTACTGAATATTATTGAGGGTGCCGTTTCAAGCGGCATTTACACTCGCGTATTTATGATTTCCGGAATTAAACCAGGTTAA
- a CDS encoding methyltransferase domain-containing protein, whose protein sequence is MSQSAPKPDYEEKLIESFSKHARNYERHAQLQRSMAERLASMLPCPLPQPILEIGCGTGFFTKHLLSKEAKQLYLNDLAPGMLETVKNQLSLPPKCELLLGNAEHMKFPKVRMITGNAVFQWFQSPQETLSEFTQFLEKNGNVLFNTFGSKTLQEFRYLGSLESPNFLLTSERWENSLKSAGYKITCKETEERHVFFPSTRELLKNLQQIGAAPIRMLKPSELKKLIRDYDEEFKTDQGVYTQWELLYFSASKL, encoded by the coding sequence ATGTCACAATCAGCACCCAAGCCGGATTATGAAGAAAAACTCATAGAAAGTTTTTCCAAACATGCCCGGAATTATGAGCGACACGCTCAATTACAGCGAAGTATGGCCGAACGACTGGCGTCCATGCTGCCCTGTCCCCTGCCTCAACCCATCCTGGAAATTGGATGTGGAACTGGTTTTTTCACAAAACACTTGCTCAGTAAAGAGGCGAAGCAACTCTACTTGAATGATCTCGCCCCAGGAATGCTCGAAACGGTAAAAAATCAGCTGTCGTTGCCTCCGAAATGCGAGCTGTTGCTAGGAAATGCTGAGCACATGAAATTTCCCAAAGTCCGGATGATTACAGGAAATGCTGTTTTTCAATGGTTTCAAAGCCCGCAGGAAACCCTCTCCGAATTCACTCAATTTCTTGAAAAAAATGGAAACGTTCTGTTTAACACCTTTGGTTCAAAAACTTTGCAGGAATTTCGTTATCTGGGTTCACTTGAAAGCCCCAATTTTTTGTTAACTTCGGAACGTTGGGAGAATTCCCTGAAATCTGCAGGATACAAAATCACATGCAAGGAAACTGAAGAGCGCCACGTGTTTTTCCCAAGTACCCGTGAACTTTTAAAAAACCTCCAACAGATTGGGGCAGCTCCCATACGAATGCTAAAGCCCTCAGAATTAAAAAAATTGATTCGGGATTATGATGAAGAATTCAAAACCGATCAGGGTGTCTACACCCAATGGGAATTACTGTATTTTTCAGCATCAAAATTATGA
- a CDS encoding motility associated factor glycosyltransferase family protein, which translates to MTPATIKPMDAYQSNLSCLYDLHPELAKKVDNQKFSEAFQIESSKSGSPTLLLKNHDGKTLSLHSRYNPAQEAEQFIQKLNPEGSSNFIILGLGLGYHLLNLIQNAPRHSKFLVVESKVEIFHRALQCKHIEPLLQNKNIRWIVGEIPDQEITTLSDWWDSFTLNGFKLVRFPPLSQLDPEFYENMRSSIEETLRETQVAHNTRRTLSRLLYQNCLQNFMVSLSAPGINNLRNIFQNDPVLIVAAGPSLDKNIQLIRGSQSFCRIIAVSTALKPLQNAGIEADFAVAIDPKPVSCVAFENINKPLRTRLIFNPCIPENIPNNFQGKKFAVEAQPYIWKFLTRGLTSKGELGNNSSVAHTALNLALHMGCNPIILVGQDLSFSKDRSHCSGAFHGEFHQQNIGTNQTVGKLQKRNRSDSILAASTAQDIFGNSLVTSNALDTFRFPFERIKKSGVRLINATEGGVNISNLENATLKETLAGLPGFSRKSTIAIDTQDSLDFVTEEIKQNISSRVQSQIQNFEHLLLSIQNWEKLNREMELKESVEASSTQSNKKKQVLAAEIILEEIIKDEDSVQLLQEYLYSAFLDWNQETYQIDLLKNENEIVLRKYQRDRIIFLEIEKAIKWLISEFNSLLR; encoded by the coding sequence ATGACTCCTGCTACCATCAAACCTATGGATGCCTACCAATCAAATCTGTCTTGCTTGTACGATCTGCATCCAGAGCTGGCAAAAAAGGTTGATAACCAGAAGTTTTCTGAAGCTTTCCAAATTGAGTCATCAAAATCCGGGTCCCCAACTCTTCTTCTCAAAAATCATGATGGGAAAACCCTTTCCTTGCACAGCAGATACAATCCGGCGCAAGAGGCTGAACAGTTCATTCAAAAACTAAATCCTGAAGGCTCATCGAATTTTATAATTCTGGGATTGGGGCTGGGCTATCACCTTCTCAATCTTATCCAAAATGCTCCTCGTCATTCGAAATTTTTAGTCGTTGAAAGCAAGGTTGAAATTTTTCATCGAGCTCTCCAGTGCAAACATATTGAGCCGTTACTCCAGAATAAAAATATTCGCTGGATCGTCGGCGAAATCCCGGACCAGGAAATCACTACCCTGTCAGACTGGTGGGACAGTTTCACTTTAAACGGATTCAAGCTGGTTCGTTTCCCACCCCTTAGTCAACTTGACCCGGAATTTTACGAAAACATGCGATCCAGTATTGAAGAAACCTTAAGGGAAACACAGGTCGCGCATAACACTCGTCGCACATTGTCCCGGCTTCTATATCAAAACTGCTTACAAAACTTCATGGTTTCCTTGAGTGCACCTGGAATCAACAATCTAAGAAACATTTTTCAGAATGATCCTGTATTGATTGTTGCTGCTGGACCTTCTTTAGACAAAAATATTCAACTGATTCGCGGAAGCCAAAGTTTTTGCAGGATCATTGCCGTTTCCACAGCTTTAAAACCACTTCAAAATGCCGGAATTGAAGCGGATTTTGCCGTAGCCATTGACCCAAAACCCGTTTCCTGTGTAGCTTTTGAAAATATTAACAAGCCATTACGGACCCGCCTGATTTTTAATCCCTGCATCCCGGAAAATATTCCGAACAATTTTCAGGGAAAAAAGTTTGCGGTAGAAGCTCAACCCTATATCTGGAAGTTTTTAACCAGAGGCTTGACCTCAAAAGGAGAGCTGGGGAATAACAGTTCGGTGGCCCATACCGCCCTGAACCTCGCACTACACATGGGGTGCAACCCTATTATCCTGGTCGGTCAGGATTTATCATTTTCAAAAGACCGCTCCCACTGCTCCGGAGCCTTTCATGGAGAATTTCATCAGCAAAACATCGGCACAAATCAAACTGTCGGCAAGCTGCAAAAACGAAATCGAAGTGATTCCATTCTGGCTGCCAGTACCGCACAAGATATTTTTGGAAACTCCTTAGTAACGAGCAATGCCCTCGACACCTTTCGTTTTCCATTCGAGAGAATTAAAAAGAGTGGTGTGCGCCTGATCAATGCAACCGAGGGAGGAGTTAATATTTCAAACCTTGAAAACGCTACCCTGAAGGAAACCCTGGCGGGATTACCAGGTTTTTCCAGGAAAAGCACTATAGCTATCGATACCCAGGATTCCCTGGACTTTGTCACTGAAGAGATTAAACAAAATATTTCCTCCCGAGTCCAATCACAGATCCAAAATTTTGAACACCTGTTACTTTCCATCCAAAACTGGGAAAAGCTGAACCGTGAAATGGAGCTTAAGGAATCAGTTGAAGCCTCTTCTACTCAATCTAATAAGAAGAAACAGGTTTTAGCTGCAGAAATCATTTTAGAGGAAATAATCAAAGATGAAGACAGTGTGCAGTTATTACAGGAATACCTTTATTCGGCTTTCCTCGACTGGAATCAGGAAACCTATCAAATTGATCTTTTAAAAAATGAAAATGAGATCGTTTTAAGAAAATATCAGCGAGACAGAATTATATTTCTGGAAATTGAAAAAGCGATTAAATGGTTAATATCCGAGTTTAACTCTTTGCTTCGATAA
- a CDS encoding methyltransferase domain-containing protein yields MLTYEQFVQKIDQLEEAHLLIAALELDIFTLVGKKKVTAKSLAKAGKYSEEGIEALLNCLVTLKAMHLKHGRYSNTSEMFKHFSKDSPHYKKGTIMLKGEDNEEYGRLLGVIRKGRNFKGTHEKDDPQRRSLFTHAMHERSQTRAKSVAEHVASQPVGRLLDLGSGPGSYTAEILKKDKKGQGTLLDRKSALKVAKEIWGKTPVWKRVETIPGDLFDTEYGEGFDTILFSNILHIYNPEENTRLLKKMNKALNPGGRVVLLDYFLNDTRTGPQEASMFSLTMLLFTETGKTYTWKESEALLKKTGFNKLKRIPLEDDSGLLVGFRK; encoded by the coding sequence ATGCTGACCTACGAACAGTTTGTGCAAAAAATTGATCAATTGGAAGAAGCGCATTTACTGATCGCAGCGCTTGAGTTGGATATTTTTACTCTGGTTGGAAAAAAGAAAGTCACCGCCAAATCACTTGCCAAAGCGGGGAAATATTCGGAGGAGGGGATTGAAGCATTGCTCAATTGCCTCGTGACCTTGAAGGCCATGCACCTGAAACACGGACGTTATTCAAATACCTCTGAAATGTTCAAGCATTTTTCTAAAGACAGCCCACATTATAAAAAGGGCACGATCATGCTGAAGGGGGAAGACAACGAGGAGTACGGCCGTCTGCTGGGGGTGATTCGGAAGGGCCGGAACTTCAAGGGAACCCATGAAAAAGACGACCCGCAGCGCCGTTCCCTGTTCACCCATGCCATGCATGAACGCAGTCAGACTCGTGCCAAATCGGTGGCGGAGCATGTTGCCAGCCAACCTGTAGGGCGTTTGCTGGACCTTGGCTCAGGCCCAGGTTCCTATACGGCGGAGATTTTAAAGAAAGATAAGAAAGGGCAGGGGACTTTGCTGGATCGGAAGTCGGCCTTAAAGGTGGCTAAAGAGATATGGGGTAAGACACCTGTATGGAAACGCGTTGAAACCATACCCGGAGATTTATTTGATACGGAATATGGGGAGGGGTTTGATACTATTCTTTTTTCGAACATCCTGCATATTTACAATCCTGAAGAAAACACGCGCCTTTTGAAAAAAATGAACAAGGCTCTGAATCCGGGGGGGCGTGTTGTGTTGCTCGACTATTTTTTAAATGATACGCGTACTGGCCCGCAGGAAGCGTCCATGTTTTCGCTCACCATGCTGCTTTTCACCGAAACAGGGAAAACCTATACGTGGAAAGAATCTGAGGCTTTATTAAAGAAAACAGGTTTTAATAAATTGAAACGAATACCACTTGAAGATGATTCCGGGCTGCTGGTTGGTTTCAGGAAATAG
- a CDS encoding TlpA family protein disulfide reductase, translated as MSLIDNPAPPLDIKEWVQGNPGTIDENRGKVILIEAFQVNCPGCFVGGLPEAIDIFLKNKDQPLEVWGLATAFEDYRLNSIDNLRKLLETGEVVGETHRHLSELNMLSMDRLQYFIPFPVAWDHITPCHGEVSDEAINQVIYRDFPQYDSMPEENKSWIKRQVEAYLNKKEFNAATFETYQMKGTPSSILIDKKGIVRHSVFGSGQGLEALVQSLLDE; from the coding sequence TTGTCACTAATTGATAACCCAGCCCCTCCGCTGGACATAAAGGAATGGGTCCAGGGTAATCCTGGAACTATTGACGAAAATCGGGGGAAGGTGATTCTCATTGAAGCGTTTCAGGTCAACTGCCCCGGATGCTTTGTGGGTGGTTTACCCGAAGCGATCGATATTTTTCTTAAGAACAAAGATCAGCCTCTTGAGGTGTGGGGTCTGGCCACTGCATTCGAAGACTATCGGCTGAATAGTATTGATAATCTTCGAAAACTGCTGGAAACAGGAGAAGTGGTAGGGGAAACGCATCGGCATTTATCAGAATTGAATATGTTAAGTATGGACCGCTTGCAATATTTCATCCCGTTTCCAGTTGCCTGGGATCACATTACACCCTGCCATGGGGAGGTTTCTGACGAGGCTATCAATCAGGTCATCTACAGGGATTTCCCACAATACGACAGTATGCCGGAGGAGAATAAATCCTGGATCAAGAGGCAGGTTGAAGCCTACCTCAATAAAAAAGAATTCAATGCGGCCACATTTGAAACGTATCAAATGAAAGGGACCCCGTCTTCAATCCTCATTGATAAAAAGGGTATTGTCCGGCATTCCGTTTTCGGTTCCGGGCAAGGGCTTGAAGCTCTTGTCCAATCTCTATTGGACGAATAA
- a CDS encoding DnaJ domain-containing protein: MNDYYQILGIPKTSSEDEIKKAYRKKAKEYHPDRNENNPQAEEKFKKISEAYAVLSDKDKRKQYDQFGDTDFHKRYSQEDIFRGFDVNEILRGFGMGGFGGGGMEDFFRGHGFAGQNPGPMKGQDIQSRLEISFEDAALGAEKNLSMRLPGGLEEVQVKIPPGVKTGSNLRLVGKGQPSPNGGPKGDLYLKLQVGSHPLFKRDGKNILIDREIKLSEAMLGTSLDIPTLFGTKSLKVPAGTQSHSKLRMKGLGVPSALGPGDQIVTLKAVYPKELTDKQKDLATSLKESGL; the protein is encoded by the coding sequence ATGAACGATTACTACCAAATACTGGGTATTCCCAAAACCTCTTCCGAGGATGAGATAAAAAAAGCTTATCGGAAGAAAGCCAAGGAATATCACCCCGACCGCAACGAAAATAACCCCCAGGCCGAGGAAAAATTTAAAAAAATCAGCGAGGCTTATGCCGTCCTCAGTGACAAGGACAAGCGGAAGCAATACGACCAGTTTGGCGATACTGACTTTCACAAACGGTATTCCCAGGAGGACATTTTCCGCGGGTTTGATGTCAATGAAATCCTGCGTGGATTTGGTATGGGGGGTTTTGGTGGAGGCGGTATGGAGGATTTCTTCCGCGGACATGGGTTTGCAGGACAGAATCCTGGCCCCATGAAAGGACAGGACATCCAGAGCCGGCTGGAAATTTCTTTTGAGGATGCCGCTCTCGGGGCTGAGAAAAACTTGTCTATGAGACTTCCCGGCGGGCTTGAAGAAGTACAGGTGAAGATCCCGCCTGGGGTAAAGACTGGAAGCAACCTCAGACTTGTCGGGAAGGGACAGCCCAGCCCAAATGGTGGTCCAAAAGGGGACTTGTATCTAAAATTACAGGTGGGTTCTCATCCTCTTTTCAAAAGGGATGGAAAAAATATTCTGATTGATCGGGAAATAAAATTGAGCGAAGCCATGCTTGGAACCAGTCTCGATATCCCGACCCTGTTCGGCACAAAAAGTTTAAAAGTACCCGCCGGAACCCAAAGCCATTCAAAACTTAGAATGAAAGGGCTCGGTGTTCCCAGCGCCTTGGGCCCAGGTGATCAGATCGTAACCCTGAAAGCTGTGTATCCCAAAGAGCTGACCGACAAACAGAAAGACCTGGCAACCAGCCTTAAAGAGTCCGGTCTATAG
- a CDS encoding (2Fe-2S)-binding protein: MAKITFVPDNITHECEDGMPLIDFCEDIDVSLKFGCTEGTCGVCELTVLEGRENLSPPNEEERDYLYEEDITGGMRLGCQIKVKRGNVSLTWKGPRAK, from the coding sequence ATGGCCAAAATAACCTTTGTACCTGACAATATTACCCATGAATGCGAAGATGGAATGCCTCTGATCGACTTTTGTGAGGATATAGATGTATCCCTGAAGTTCGGCTGTACCGAGGGAACTTGTGGAGTTTGCGAATTGACAGTTCTAGAGGGACGCGAAAACCTGTCACCCCCCAATGAAGAAGAGCGCGATTACCTTTACGAAGAAGACATCACGGGTGGAATGCGCCTGGGATGCCAGATTAAGGTCAAGCGCGGAAATGTCAGCCTGACATGGAAAGGCCCTAGAGCCAAATAA
- a CDS encoding cob(I)yrinic acid a,c-diamide adenosyltransferase, translating into MVRISKVYTKGGDKGETSLAGGGRIAKDHPRVEAYGTVDELNSILGLVRYFNMQNPQTAQRDKFENILETLQNWLFDLGSQLATDPEFSKKKKKIAINESYVTWLEAVIDAMNEELEPLPSFTLPGGGIVGAHLHQARTVCRRAERRIITLSREHDLGEWPVPFINRLSDALFVFSRWTCRWMDQKELLWVPETEAPDDWQWK; encoded by the coding sequence TTGGTCAGAATCAGTAAGGTATATACAAAAGGTGGTGATAAGGGAGAAACTTCTCTTGCAGGGGGAGGTCGCATTGCAAAGGATCATCCCAGGGTCGAAGCTTATGGGACAGTGGATGAGTTAAACAGCATCCTTGGGTTGGTACGTTATTTCAATATGCAAAATCCCCAGACCGCTCAACGTGATAAATTTGAAAATATTCTTGAGACATTGCAGAACTGGCTTTTCGATCTTGGAAGCCAACTGGCAACCGACCCTGAATTTTCTAAAAAGAAAAAGAAAATTGCCATCAATGAAAGTTACGTGACGTGGCTGGAAGCTGTGATTGATGCGATGAACGAAGAGCTGGAACCTTTGCCCAGTTTTACCCTGCCGGGAGGGGGGATTGTGGGAGCTCACCTTCATCAAGCCCGGACGGTATGTCGAAGAGCGGAAAGGAGGATTATTACTTTGTCCAGAGAACATGACCTTGGAGAGTGGCCGGTGCCTTTTATTAACCGGTTGTCGGATGCTCTATTTGTGTTTTCCCGTTGGACTTGTCGTTGGATGGACCAAAAGGAGTTGCTCTGGGTGCCGGAGACTGAGGCTCCAGATGACTGGCAATGGAAATAA